The Archangium primigenium genomic interval CGCGGACCGGCCGGGGCTGGTGGAGGCGGCGGACGGGGGCACGCTCTTCCTCGACGAGATCGGGGACATGCCCTTCGCCCTCCAGTCGCGGCTGCTGCGGGTGGTGCAGGAGCGCGAGGTGACGCGGCTGGGAGAAAACCACCCGCGCAAGGTGGACATGCGCGTCGTCTCGGCCACGCACCAGCGGCTCGAGACCTTGGTGGAGCGGGGCGCCTTCCGGGCGGACCTCCTCTTCCGGCTGGAGGAGGTCCGCGTCGACGTGCCGCCCTTGCGCGAGCGGGGCGACGACGTGCTGCTCATCGCCCACCAGGTGCTGACCCAGGAGGGCCGACGCGCTCGGGGCCTTACCCAGAAGGCCACCGAGGCGCTGCGGGGCCACCCCTTCCCCGGCAACGTGCGGGAGCTGGTCTCGCGGGTGCGGCGCGCGGCGATCCTCGCCTCGGGGGAGCTGCTCGGACCGGAGGACCTGGAGCTGGGCGGAGACGATGCGCCCCTCGTTCCGCTGGACGAGGCCCGCGACGCCTTCGTCCACCGCTACGTGCGCGAGGCCATCACCCGCAGTGGCGGGAGCAAGAAGGACGCGGCCCAGGCGTTGGGGATCGGCCTGCGCTCCCTGTTCCGCTACCTGGGCGAAGGGGACTGACACGCATGTCCCCTGGGGAGCCCCTCGCGCGTGCCAGTCCTGGCACGTTCCTCCCGCGGCCATGAGCCCTCCCGGGACGCCCCGGCGCGCAACCCCGCGAAATGGTGGGCTTTCGTCGCTCCGAGGCCCCCTGGCACTCCCCTTGCCCTAGGCGTGCCCAGCTGCGCCGGCAGGGGCCGATGCGCAGGACGCATGAGGGCAAAACACATGAAGCGGATGATGATGGCGTTCCTCCTGGTGCTGACGGTGGGCTGTGGCAACAGCTCGGGCGGCGGAGACACCGACGGCAACAACGGCGGGGGCGGGGGAGGTGGCGGTGGTGGCACCACGCTGCCGCAGGGCCTGTGCAACGCCACCAACCGGTGTCCCGATGGCCAGTTCTGCTTCAACGGCATCTGCGCCCCGGGCTGCACCTCCAACAAGGACTGCGGTGACAGCATGTACTGCGACACCGAGGACATCGGGCCGCCGTACTACTGCAAGAACAAGACGGTGCCCACGTGCACCTCGGACAGCCAGTGCGCCGCGTCGCAGGTGTGCCTCAAGAACTTCTGCAGCCTCAAGCCTCCCGAGGCCAAGCCCGCGTGCGAGCCGGATCGGTCGGGCTCCGCGGAGGATGGCTGCAACACGTACGCCATCTGCGTCGACCCGAACGAGCAGAACGGCACGACGCAGGACGCCTACTGCGCCTCGTTCCCGCCGTGCCCGCAGAGCGGCGTGTGCCCGACGGGCATGTTCGGCGCCGTCTGCAACGACGGCTACCTCACCGGCAAGGGCCGCTTCTGCATGGAGGGCCTGTGCAAGGACAACTCGAACTGCCCCTCCAGCTGGAGCTGCGTGAAGCCCTACACCAACGCGGTCCTCGGCTTCTGCAGCTCCGGCGCTCCGGGCATGCCCTGCACGAGCAACGACCAGTGCGCCAGCAACAGCTGCGCGTCCTTCCCGGGCATGAGCGGCGTGTGCATGTAGCGCGCTCCTCGTTTCACTCCGCTTGAACCCGTGACCCGCGCGCGGAAGGACAGCGTCCCCCCCCCGGCTGTCCTTCCGCGCCTGCTCACATAGAGTCCTCCTGTCCCCATGCGCCGACTCCTCTTCCTCGCCTCCGCACTCCTGGCCCTGGTGGTCGCCGGGTGCCCGCTCGTCATCCAGGTCCGCTGCGACGCGTCCTTCCTGTGCGACGACGGCGCGGCGTGCGTGGCGGGCGCGTGTGTCCCGGTGGAGTTCGCGCGGGTGGGGGCGGCCTGCACCTCCGACGCCGCGTGTGGCGCCGGGCTCACCTGTGGAACCGGCTTCCCGGGGGGCTACTGCCTCGCGCCGTGCGGCGCGGAAGTCACCTGCGCCTCGGGCTCGGTGTGTGTGGGGGAGCTGGGCCGGTGCATGCGGGCCTGTGGCGAGGCGTGTGACCGCCCGGGCTATGCGTGCGCACCCGTGCCGCGACCCGGGAGCGGTACCTGGGCCTGTGCCCCTTCCTCCAGCAGTGGAGGGGACGGGGGGACGGACGGTCCGTCGCCCTCGGAGGACGCGGGCTGCGCGGGACAGGTGCCCCTGTACGAGCGCTGTGCCCGGGCCTGCGACTGCGCCACCCCCGGGGCGGACTGTGACGACGGCGCCTGTGCCCTCGCGTGTACCCGGGACGCGGAGTGTCCGGACGGCTCGCGCTGCGGCAAGTCGTGGCACCAGTGCGAGAAAGGGCCGCGGCTCGGTGAGGCGTGCCGCGAGGGCTTCGACTGCCAGCGCGACGCGAGCTGCAATGCCCAGCGCCGTTGCAAGCTGAGCTGCCTCTCGGACTCGGGCTGCCCGCTCGACTACCGTTGTGCCCCGGACTCGGTGTGCGTGAACGAGTGCACCGGCACGCCGCCGGAGACGGTGGGCCTCACGTGTGAATCCTCGTTGGACTGTGGCCGCTGCGGCTTCTGTGTGGCCTCCGGCGGCGTGAAGCGGTGCCACCAGCCCTGCCTGCTCGACCGGGACTGCCCCGGCGGCGCGGCGGGAGCGTGCGAGCAGGTGGGCTCGACGTCGCTCCGCGCCTGCCGCCTGCCCTGAGGCGGAGGTTGCTCCCGGGAGTCCGGGCCCTACAATACGCCCGCGATGACGGGTGAACCGCTGGCCGGCCGCTACCAGTTGGAGCGGGAGTTGGGACACGGAGGCATGGCCACGGTCTTCCTGGCCACGGACCTCCACCTGTCGCGCCAGGTCGCGGTGAAGGTGATGCACCCGGGCGGGGACGGACGCCGCGCCGAGCGCTTCCGCCAGGAGGCCGCGCTGGTGGCCTCGCTCAAGCACCCCAACGTGCTGGAGATCCACGACTTCGGCCAGGACGCGGCGCGCGGTCCCTTCCTCGTGTGCGAGTGGGTCCAGGGCGAGGACCTGCGCGCGCTGGCGCGGCGGCTCGCGCCCGTGCCCCCCGAGGTGGCGGCGGTGCTCGGCTGGGAGCTGGCCCGGGCGCTCGGGGCGGCGCATGCGCGGGGCGTGGTGCACCGGGACGTGAAGCCGGAGAACGTCCTGGTGGCGCGGGGCGGGCCACTGAAGCTGGCGGACTTCGGCATCGCCGCGCTCGCCGACCAGGAGCGGCTGACGAGCACCGGCGCCATCACCGGCTCGCTGGCGTACATGGCGCCCGAGCGCATCGACACCGGCGCCTTCTCGCCGGCCTCGGACGTGTACGCGGTGGGCGTCCTCCTCTTCGAGCTGTGTGCTGGCACCACCCCCCATGGCGGCAAGGGCGCCGCGTACCTGGCCGCCTCGGTGATGACGAAGGACGCGCCGCTCCTGGCCTCGGTGGTGCCCGGCACGCCCGAGCCGTTGAATGCGCTGGTGGCGCGCTGTCTCGCGCGGGACCCTCGCGATCGGCCCGCGAGTGGGGAGGAGCTGGCCCGGCTGCTGGAGGACGCGGTGGGCCGGATGTCTGGTCCTCCCGCCGAGGAGGTCCGGGCCTTCTTCCAGGACCCGGAGGCGTACGCGGCGCGCTGGCGCGAGGCCCGGTTTCAACGGCTGCTGAGCGAGGGGGGCGCGCTGCTGGCGCGGGGGGAGGGGGCCCGGGCCGCGAAGCTCCTCAACGAGGCCCTGGTGCTCCGGCCGGAGTCGCCCGAGGTGATGTCGCTCCTGCGCGAGCGGCCGAAGGCCCGACGCCCGACGGCGCTCGGCGTGGGGGCGGCGGTGGCCGGCCTCGTCGCGGTCGTCGGCATGGTGGGGTGGGGCGCATCCGTGTGGCTCACTCCGCAGCGGTCGCTCCAGGCGCCGGAGGCGCGAGTCCTCGCGGCGCCGGTTCCCACCCGGGCTCAGGAGCCTCGGGAACCGAGCGAAGAACCCCGACCCGCCTCTCCGGAAGTCCTTCCCAGGGAAACGGCCAGCGCCGCACCGGAGGCCGTGGCACCCGTGCGCATGGCCGCGCCCACGCGGACGGGGGGCGCGAAGGGCGCGCGTGCGCCGACCGCTTCCACCACGGACGCACCCTTGTCCGCGGAACCCGTGAAGCCCGCGACCCTGCGGGTGGCGACACGCCCGTGGGCCGAGGTGTTCGTGGACGACCAGAGCCGGGGCTACACGCCCCGGGTGCGTGAGGTGAACCTGTCTCCGGGCACGCACCGGCTGCGTTTCGTCAACCCGTTGTGTGACACCTGGGAGGAGGTCATCCAGGTGGCCGCCGGGGAGAGCGTGTCGCGTGAGGTGAAGCTCCAGGTGCGCAAGGCCGAGCTGGCCATCGTCGCGCCCGTGGGAGCCCGCGTCTTCGTCGATGGAGTGGAGGAGGGGGTGGCGCCGCTGCCCGGTCCCGTGAATGTCGAGCACGGCGCGCACGTCGTCTCGGCCCGGGCGCCTGGCGGGGCCCTCCTTCAACGCGAGGTGGACGTCGTGGCTGGCCAGCGCATCGAGGTGGTGGTGGAGGCGGCGCCGTGACGGGCCTCGTCCTGGCCCTGGTCCTATCCCTCGCGTCTCCGCTGGAGCCCGCGCGCGCGGCGTACCAATCCGGCGAGCTGGCGCGGGCCCGTGCCGAACTGGAGGCGCTGCTCTACCCCCTGCAACTGCACGAGGCGCCACTGGAGGCCGAGGCCCATCTGCTGCTGGCCGCCACCTACCACGCGCAGGAGGACCCGACCCGCGCCGAGAACGAAGCGGTGCTGGGGCTGGGCGCCCGTCCCGACACGAAGCTGGATCCGCTGCTGTATCCGCCGGACTTCATCGCCTTCGTGGCGCGCGTGCGCACGGTTCACCGCGAGCGCATCGCCGCGCTGAACGCCCCTCGCCGCGCGCCCGTCCTCACGCCCTCCCTTGCCGCCACCTCCGAGCCCGCTCCGGCGGACCTGGCACTGCGGGGCACCGTCGGCCCCTCGCGAGGCTGGTACCTGGTGCCCTTTGGCGTGGGCCACTTCCAGCACGGCCAACGCACCCGGGGCACGGTGCTGGCGGTGACCCAGGGCGCGAGTCTGGCCGTGTCCGCGGCCTCGTTGGGCACGGCGCTGGCGCTGCGGGGCCCCGATGGGCGCTACAGCGCGGGGGACGCGGGCGTGGCCCGAGGGCTCAACGTCTCCTATCTCGTGGGGGCCTACGCCTTCGCCGCTCTCTACGCTTACGGGGTCCTCGACGGCCTCGTCCTTACCCCTCGTGCCCCTGCGCCCTGAATGCGTGGAGCCTTGCCCTCGCGGAGCGGCTTGCCGCTGCGGGCCAGGTCGTGGCGAGCGATGGACCTGTACTCCATTTGCTCTGGTGGGTCTGCCGGAGCCGCCGACGATGGCTGCCCTCGTCGTGAGAGGGGGACGTCCTCCTCACAGCGGCTCAGTCCTGACTTGTTCAGCAGCCTGCTCGCTCGCTCCAATGAATAGCCTGACCGGGTTCGCGGCGCGTGTCGGTTGCTACCGGGTCCTCAGTCGCTCCGTCAAAAGAGAGAGCCCACACACGACCAGATGACAAACACCTGGAAGGCTCGCGGCCGCGGTCGATGAGAACGCATTCCGAAAGAAGGCGGAACCAAGGGCAACCAGGAGCATCCATGCCCCCCAGGCGCCCAGAAACACCGGTAGCTTTTCAGGGGGACGGGAGGCCAACGCTCGAACTCCCAGAAGGGCCGTGTTCCCCGCGATTGCCCCCACCGCGAACAATCCTCCGGTCAGTACCCGGTCCGTAGGTTGAGTGTCGGGGACGGGACCCGGACTCTGTGCTCAAGCGAGTGCGGGGGTCAGCGCGCGCCGGTAGTGCATGGCGACCGCTCCGCAGCCGAGCGGCTTCGCCGAGACCAGCTCGAGCCGTCGTGTGCTTGGCAGCCCGCTCTGGTACAGGGTCGGGCCGTGGCCGGCGAGCCTGGGGTGGACGAGGAACTTGTACTCGTCGATCAGATCCAGTCGGTCCAGCTCGGTCGCGAGCTTGCCGCTCCCGAGGAGCACGCCGGACGGGGTCGCATCCTTGAGCTTCTGCACGGCCGTGCGGAGGTCGCCGACGAGGTGGTGGTTATGGGTCCACGGGAAGTCCTTTCGCGTCGACGACACCACGTACTTGGGCTTGTCCTCCAGCTTGAGCGCCCACTCGCGCATCGCTGGCGGCGCCGACTCATTGCCCCGGGCGACCGCCGGCCAATAGCTCTCCATCATCTCGTAGGTGACGCGGCCCCACAGCATCGCCCCGCTCTCGTCCATGAGGCGGGTGAAGAAGGCGTGTGTCTCGTCGTCGGCGATTCCCTCCTGGTGGTCGACGCAGCCGTCCAGGGTGACGTTGATGCTGAAGGTCAAGAGTCCCATGCGGCCAGTCTAAGCCCACAGCGGGCTGACTGGGCTCTCCCGCATTTCGTGTGCTCGATACACCTGCGGCGATCACCGCTCGTCGGAGCGGCAGGCGTCCCAGCTCACGGTGCACATGAAGCGCGGGAGAGCCACGAAACTGGGGCAGGCTCAAGCCCACTTTGCTACCTGCTTCGCAGGTGGCGGGCCACCCATGCGTCACGTGTCGCAACTGCCGCCCGGGAGATCGCGGCGTCGGGAGCTACTGCGTAGAAGCCGTGGAAGCCTCCCGCCCAGACATGCAGTTCCGCCTGGACGCCAGCCGCCCAGAGCGCGCTGGCATAGGCGACGTCCTCGTCACGGAATACCTCGGCCGACCCGGCTTCAATGAAGGCGGGCGGGAGACCAGCGAGGTCGATGGCACGCGCCGGCGCCGCGTAAACCGAGACGTCGTCGGTGTTGCGGCGGTCGCCGAGCAGTGCTGTCCAGCCCATCCGGTTGCTGACCCGGTCCCAAGGCGGCATGCCCTCATATTGCTCCGTAGAGGCCGTGCGATCGCGGTCGTCGAGCATGGGGCCGATCAAGACCTGGCCCGTCAGGCGGGGACCGTTACGGTCGCGGGCGAGCAGCGCGGTCCCCGCGGCCACTCCGCCACCGGCACTGGCTCCGACGATCATGATCCGGCCGGGGTCTATGGCTAGTTCCGCCGCCTGCCCTGCCATCCAGACGAGAGCGGCGTAGCAGTCCTCGACGAGATACGGGGCCGGAAACTCCGGCGCCAGCCGATGCTCCACCGTGACCATCACCGCGTCGTGCTCGACGATCCAGGGCAGCAGGCTGTGCAGGCCAGTCATCCGGTTGCCGGCGACCATCCCGCCCGGGTGAACGTTCAGGATGCCAGCTGTGGTGCCGCTGTGGTCGGCACGGGCAAGCACCGAGACTTCGATCGGAGCGCCCTCGAAGCCCTCGATCGTATGGTCCTTTCGCACGAGGCCATGAGCGGCGATCGTCTCGTCGGTGACATCCATCGGGCTGTCCCCGCGCATCATCGGGATCATCGCCTCGGTCATGCCGGACGGCAGTTGCTGGGCGAGGGCGGTATGCGCCAGCTCCAACTCGGGGTCGATGGGCGGGCGCGAAACAGGTTTTGACATGGCGGCGCTCCATTAGCGCATTGCGATGTGGGGTACGGGTGCCCCGGGGAGTGGATTTCCCGCTCCGTCTGGCGACGGGCAGGTACCGACAATAGGACCGCTTGCGATTCCATCAAGGACGATTATATCGTTCGCTATATTATCGCTAAATATTATATGGTGCAATTCCTAGTGGCGTGAAATCGTTATACGGATGAACGAAGGAGGGTTTTCATGGTGGACACAAACAAGCTGGTGGCGGTCGTCACGGGCGCCAGCAGAGGGATCGGCAAGGGCGTCGCCCTGGAACTCGGGCAGCGCGGGGCGACTGTCTACGTCGTCGGGCGCACGACGGCGGGCATGAGCCAGGTGTCGGCGGGCGGCAGGCCCGTGCCCGGATCGATCGACAAGGCGGCGGCCGAGGTCACCGCCGCTGGCGGCCACGGCATCGCGGTCGCCTGCGACATGTCCAAGGACGACGACATCCAGGCGCTATTTGAGCGGGTGAAGGCAGAAAGCGGCCACCTGAACATCCTGGTCAACAACGCCGCCTCGCTCCACGAGGACATGGGCAAACGCCCCTTCTGGGAGGCGCCGATCAAGCTCGCCGACATCATCGACGTCGGGCTGCGCTGTCACCAGGTCGCGACCTACTACGCTGCGCCCCTCTTGGTCGCAGGCGGACGGGGCCTCGTCGTCAACATCTCTTTTTACAGCGACGCCAAGATCCACGATCCGGCCTACTACGCCGCAAAGGCCGGGCTCGACCAATTGGCCGCGTCCTGGTCCGAGGACTTCGTGCCCCGGAACGTCGCCGCGATCTCGCTCTGGCCCGGCTTCGTCAGGACCGAGCGCGGGGAGGAGATGCTCGGCGACAAAAAGGAGGTCTTCGAAGGGATGGGCATGGAAAGCCCGCGCTACGAAGGCCGGATCATCGGTGCTGTCTGGGACGATCCGGAGATGATGGCGCTGGCGGGCAAGACGGTGATCGGGGCAGAACTCGGCGAGCGATATGGCGTGACGGACCTTCCCGGCTTCCATCCGAAGTCGCTGCGCGAGTTCTATGGACCGCCCCATCCCCGATTCGACCTCGAATGACGGGAACGGGCGCGTGTAGTTCGTTGCAGAACCACTTGCACGCGCACAACGGGGCCAGCGCCAACGGACTCCGTAGGTGGCGGTCGACGAAGGAGGAGGTATGAAAACCAAGCAGGACGGTGTGGGCGCCCAGCTCTCGTTCGCCCTCTACGGGGCAGCGAACCGGGTCGTGCGCCTTCACAAGCCGTTCCTCGACCCGCTGGGGCTGACCTTTCCGCAGTATCTCGTGATCCTTGAGCTGCTCAGCGGCTCTCCGCGGAGCGTGGGCGAGCTGTGCGAGCGGCTGGGGATGGAGACGGGTACCATGACGCCGATTTTGAAGAGGCTGCAAATCGCCGGCATGATAACCCGTACCCGAGACGTGAACGACGAACGTCGCGTGCTGATCGACCTCACCGACGCGAGCCGTGCAATCGGGAACGAGGTCAGGGCCATCACCGGCAGAATCAGGGCCGCATGTCAGCTCACGGAGCAAGGTATCCAGGCTCTTCGTCGGACGTTGGATGCACTGGGGCACCCCGCCGCTGAATGAGACACCGAGCGACCTGGGCTTGATCCGCTGACGTGGATCAGTCCCACTCCGTGAGGAAGGACGCCCGCCACCCCGACGAGCAGAGAACGCCACAAGCGCGTCGTGCACACAAAATGCGGGAGAGCCAGGCGCGCGGGACAGCTCGTGCTCGGCTCGGATGGCCTCTGGAAATACGTGCGCTGGGAGCGGCTCGCCGAGGCCCTTCAGCACCCACCCCAGGAGGCGGCCCATCGCCTGGTGGAGTCGGTGCGCTACCCGTCGGGGGCCCTCCCAGACGATGTCTCCGTGGTCGTCTGCCGCGTGGGAGCGGGCGAGCCGCAGGGACCGCCGTGACCCTCGGGGCTCTGGGCCTGGCGCCGTGGAGCAGCCCGTTCACCAGCACGTCGAGCCCCAGCGGAAGCGCTGCAAGCCCTCTCCGGAGACGAGCTCGGCGCCGAGCTTCGCGAGGTGGGGATGCACGGACGCATCGAGCGTCGCCCCCCTCTGACGGAGGCTGTCGAGGCGTGCGCACGGTTCACCGCGAGCGTATCGCCGCGCTGAACGCCCCGCGCCGCGCGCCCTCCCTCACGCCCTCTCTTGCCGTCACCCCCGAGCCCTCTCCGGCGGACCTCGTCTCCTACCTCGTGGGGGCCTACGCCTTCGCCGCCCTCTACGCCTACGGGGTCCTCGACGGCCTCGTCCTCACTCCTCGCGCCCCCGCGCCCTAGTTCACCTTCACGGTGACGGCCGTGGAGGTGGTGACGTTGCCCGCGGCGTCGTACGCCTTGGCCGTGAGGGTGTGGTTGCCCTTGGTCGCGGAGAGCAGGTTCCAGCTGTAACTGTAGGGCGCCGAGGTGTCCGTCCCCAGGACCTTGGTGCCGTCGTAGAACACCACCTGGGTGACGCCCACGTTGTCGCTCGCGCTCGCCTGGAGGGTGGCGCTCAGGAAGAGGGAGGCCCCGTTGGCCGGCGAGGTGATGGCCACGGTGGGCGCGCTGTTGTCCACCAAGACCGCGACGCCAGCGGAGACGGTGACGTTGCCCGCGGCGTCGTAGGCCCGCGTCGTCAGGGTCACCGACCCGTTGACCGTGGCCGTCGTGTCCCAGCTCACCTCATACGGTGCGCTGGTGTCCGTTCCCAGCAATGTGGGGCCAGCGTAGAACTCGACCCGGTCCACGCCCTGGGCGTCGCTGGCGGTGGCGCTGAGCAGTACCGTGCCTCGGAGCCGGGCATTCTGCGCCGGAGCAGCCAGGGCGGTCGTGGGCGCGGTGTTGTCCACGGTCACCCCCACCGCGGCGGAGGTGCTCGTGTTGCCAGCACGGTCCACGGCCTTCACCGTGAGGGTCCGGGTTCCCTCCGTCCCGCCCGTCGTGTTCCAGCTCACCGCGTAGGGCGCCTGGGTGTCCGTGCCCACGAGCGACGTGCCGTCGTAGAACTCCACCCGCTCCACTCCCTGGTTGTCGCTGGCGTTGGCCGTGAGCTCGACCATGCCGCGCAGGAAGGCGCCCGGCGAGGGCGAGGTGAGCGCCGCGACCGGCGAGAGCCTGTCGGTCCGCACCACGACTCCGACCGAGCTCGAGACGTTGCCCAGGGCATCGGAGGCCTGGGCGCTGAGCGTGTGGGCACCGTCCGCCGCGGCGGCGCTGTTCCAGCTCGCCTCGTAGGGCGCGCTGGAGTCCGTGCGCAGCAGAATCCCATCGACATAGAAGGAGACGGAGGAGACCCCGGCGCCATCCGTGGCGGATGCCTGGAGGGACACCAGGCCATTCACCCAGGCCTCCGGGGCCGGGGAGGTGATGGCCACGGCCGGACCCGCGTTGTCGACCGTCACGCTCACCGTGGACGTGGCGGTGTTGCCGTAGACATCGGTCGCGCGGGCGCTCAGGGCATGCGCGCCATCCGCCACCGTCCGGGTGCTCCAGGAGAAGTGGTAGGGCGAGGAGGAAACGCTCCCGAGCAGGACCCCATCCACGAGGAACTCCACCCGGGACACCCCGGACCCATCGGAGGCACTCGCCGAGAGCGTCACGGTCCCGCCGAGCCTCGCCCCGCTCGCGGGGGCGGTGAGCGAGACGGACGGGGGGTTGAGCTCGACCGTCACGTGCACCCGCACCGGCGCGGAGACGCCCACGTTGCCGGCGGCGTCGTAGGCCCGCGCGGTCAGGTCCGTCCAGGAGGGGCCGGTGATCTTCGTGTCACAGGTGCACGTGTAGGGCGCGGTGGCGTCGGAGCCAATCAGCCGGTCGCCGGAATAGAACTCGACGAGGGTGATGCCCTCCGGGTCCGTGGCCTCGGCGGCGAAGTCCACCACCCGCGTCAACCGCTCCCCGGGCGAGGGCGCGGTGAGGGTGACTCCCGGCACCGACAGGTCGTTGGAGGCCGTCACCGTCACCGGCGGCGAGGGGGTCGCGTTGCCCGCCAGATCGCGGGCCCGGGCCGTCAACACGCGGGCGCCGTTGGGGCCCTGGCGGCTGTTCCAGCTCACGCTGAACGGGGCCTGGGTGTCCGTGCCGATCAGCGTGTCTCCGTCATAGAAGTCCACGGCCGCCACGCCGAAGTTGTCGCTCGCCACGGCCGTCAGCGTGACGGTGCGGGTCACCGCCGCGCCCTCCGCCGGAGCGGTGAGCACGACGCCGTGCGGGGGCACGGTGTCCGCCTCCTGGCCCACCGCGAAGACCAGGTCGTCGCGATCCGTCCGGTTGCCCGTCTGGCACGTCCCGGGGCTGATGTCTCCGGTGGACAGGAAGCGCGCGCGCACCGCCTGCGAGGCGCCGGCGGGCAGGACATACTCCGCCGAGAGCGTCTGCGCGCCCTCGCCCGCGGGCTGGAGGGTGGTGAGGTGCGTCCACGCCCCTCCCGGTGCCGCCTCCGCCATGTAATACAGGTCCAGCCTGTCGCCGGGGGCGTAGCCGCTCCACACATCCGCCACGATCCGCACGCGCTTGCCGACGGCCAGGAGGGTGCCGTCCTCCCGGATGACCCGGATCCGGTCCACCCGTCGGCGGCTCGAATCCACATCCCTGCCATCGACGCAGCCATCCAGCGTGTTGGGTGAGTTGCGCTCGGAGCCCCCGATCTCGCGGAGCAGATCCCGGCTGTCACAGTTCGCCACCACGGCGTCGCACCGGGGGACCTTCAGCACCGGATCGTAGCGCACGCTGCCCGGGTTGTTCGTGATCA includes:
- a CDS encoding Ig-like domain-containing protein, which translates into the protein MRPLMTLLAAGLVLAACEPAPGEEPLSGQAREPDTGVRRQALEPGEGAATFDTTWAAPACATVGSRCDSVGLLVGRGSFGPEPHQPNTVGGSCADGTTGTAGYIASLDRLVVSRSDGTAFAAGKEVQVEATVTTNGAASNQALDLYVAADPGNPSWTWVDTVFPPSEMGTFTLTSRYLIPAGTRHALRGVSRTNGRATPPVPCLQPTYSTSAYDHDDLVIAVGQETDATPPSVALTSPVEGATLVNTVNVHVTAGDDFGVSRVELYDGTTLLGSATRAPSVLSWATRTASNGPHTLTARAYDQAGNVSSTAPVHVLVDNDLVAPQVAFVTPGTGATVSGTVSLQAQASDDRGTVYVSFYVDDVYIGSTSTPPYTVSWNSRVGAPTGPNGVNNGPHVLKVTAHDAGGNAAPPSTVNVLVNNDYVAPTTTITSHMDGAVLTGLVTLEATASDNLGIAQVSFYARGVLAGIDTTPPYSVTWDSAELSNGSHELLSEALDVSGNSTHSTRITVITNNPGSVRYDPVLKVPRCDAVVANCDSRDLLREIGGSERNSPNTLDGCVDGRDVDSSRRRVDRIRVIREDGTLLAVGKRVRIVADVWSGYAPGDRLDLYYMAEAAPGGAWTHLTTLQPAGEGAQTLSAEYVLPAGASQAVRARFLSTGDISPGTCQTGNRTDRDDLVFAVGQEADTVPPHGVVLTAPAEGAAVTRTVTLTAVASDNFGVAAVDFYDGDTLIGTDTQAPFSVSWNSRQGPNGARVLTARARDLAGNATPSPPVTVTASNDLSVPGVTLTAPSPGERLTRVVDFAAEATDPEGITLVEFYSGDRLIGSDATAPYTCTCDTKITGPSWTDLTARAYDAAGNVGVSAPVRVHVTVELNPPSVSLTAPASGARLGGTVTLSASASDGSGVSRVEFLVDGVLLGSVSSSPYHFSWSTRTVADGAHALSARATDVYGNTATSTVSVTVDNAGPAVAITSPAPEAWVNGLVSLQASATDGAGVSSVSFYVDGILLRTDSSAPYEASWNSAAAADGAHTLSAQASDALGNVSSSVGVVVRTDRLSPVAALTSPSPGAFLRGMVELTANASDNQGVERVEFYDGTSLVGTDTQAPYAVSWNTTGGTEGTRTLTVKAVDRAGNTSTSAAVGVTVDNTAPTTALAAPAQNARLRGTVLLSATASDAQGVDRVEFYAGPTLLGTDTSAPYEVSWDTTATVNGSVTLTTRAYDAAGNVTVSAGVAVLVDNSAPTVAITSPANGASLFLSATLQASASDNVGVTQVVFYDGTKVLGTDTSAPYSYSWNLLSATKGNHTLTAKAYDAAGNVTTSTAVTVKVN
- a CDS encoding SDR family NAD(P)-dependent oxidoreductase encodes the protein MVDTNKLVAVVTGASRGIGKGVALELGQRGATVYVVGRTTAGMSQVSAGGRPVPGSIDKAAAEVTAAGGHGIAVACDMSKDDDIQALFERVKAESGHLNILVNNAASLHEDMGKRPFWEAPIKLADIIDVGLRCHQVATYYAAPLLVAGGRGLVVNISFYSDAKIHDPAYYAAKAGLDQLAASWSEDFVPRNVAAISLWPGFVRTERGEEMLGDKKEVFEGMGMESPRYEGRIIGAVWDDPEMMALAGKTVIGAELGERYGVTDLPGFHPKSLREFYGPPHPRFDLE
- a CDS encoding dihydrofolate reductase family protein; the protein is MGLLTFSINVTLDGCVDHQEGIADDETHAFFTRLMDESGAMLWGRVTYEMMESYWPAVARGNESAPPAMREWALKLEDKPKYVVSSTRKDFPWTHNHHLVGDLRTAVQKLKDATPSGVLLGSGKLATELDRLDLIDEYKFLVHPRLAGHGPTLYQSGLPSTRRLELVSAKPLGCGAVAMHYRRALTPALA
- a CDS encoding Dickkopf N-terminal cysteine-rich domain-containing protein — protein: MKRMMMAFLLVLTVGCGNSSGGGDTDGNNGGGGGGGGGGTTLPQGLCNATNRCPDGQFCFNGICAPGCTSNKDCGDSMYCDTEDIGPPYYCKNKTVPTCTSDSQCAASQVCLKNFCSLKPPEAKPACEPDRSGSAEDGCNTYAICVDPNEQNGTTQDAYCASFPPCPQSGVCPTGMFGAVCNDGYLTGKGRFCMEGLCKDNSNCPSSWSCVKPYTNAVLGFCSSGAPGMPCTSNDQCASNSCASFPGMSGVCM
- a CDS encoding alpha/beta hydrolase fold domain-containing protein, coding for MSKPVSRPPIDPELELAHTALAQQLPSGMTEAMIPMMRGDSPMDVTDETIAAHGLVRKDHTIEGFEGAPIEVSVLARADHSGTTAGILNVHPGGMVAGNRMTGLHSLLPWIVEHDAVMVTVEHRLAPEFPAPYLVEDCYAALVWMAGQAAELAIDPGRIMIVGASAGGGVAAGTALLARDRNGPRLTGQVLIGPMLDDRDRTASTEQYEGMPPWDRVSNRMGWTALLGDRRNTDDVSVYAAPARAIDLAGLPPAFIEAGSAEVFRDEDVAYASALWAAGVQAELHVWAGGFHGFYAVAPDAAISRAAVATRDAWVARHLRSR
- a CDS encoding MarR family winged helix-turn-helix transcriptional regulator; amino-acid sequence: MKTKQDGVGAQLSFALYGAANRVVRLHKPFLDPLGLTFPQYLVILELLSGSPRSVGELCERLGMETGTMTPILKRLQIAGMITRTRDVNDERRVLIDLTDASRAIGNEVRAITGRIRAACQLTEQGIQALRRTLDALGHPAAE
- a CDS encoding serine/threonine-protein kinase — protein: MTGEPLAGRYQLERELGHGGMATVFLATDLHLSRQVAVKVMHPGGDGRRAERFRQEAALVASLKHPNVLEIHDFGQDAARGPFLVCEWVQGEDLRALARRLAPVPPEVAAVLGWELARALGAAHARGVVHRDVKPENVLVARGGPLKLADFGIAALADQERLTSTGAITGSLAYMAPERIDTGAFSPASDVYAVGVLLFELCAGTTPHGGKGAAYLAASVMTKDAPLLASVVPGTPEPLNALVARCLARDPRDRPASGEELARLLEDAVGRMSGPPAEEVRAFFQDPEAYAARWREARFQRLLSEGGALLARGEGARAAKLLNEALVLRPESPEVMSLLRERPKARRPTALGVGAAVAGLVAVVGMVGWGASVWLTPQRSLQAPEARVLAAPVPTRAQEPREPSEEPRPASPEVLPRETASAAPEAVAPVRMAAPTRTGGAKGARAPTASTTDAPLSAEPVKPATLRVATRPWAEVFVDDQSRGYTPRVREVNLSPGTHRLRFVNPLCDTWEEVIQVAAGESVSREVKLQVRKAELAIVAPVGARVFVDGVEEGVAPLPGPVNVEHGAHVVSARAPGGALLQREVDVVAGQRIEVVVEAAP